From Heptranchias perlo isolate sHepPer1 chromosome 8, sHepPer1.hap1, whole genome shotgun sequence, a single genomic window includes:
- the fh gene encoding fumarate hydratase, mitochondrial, whose protein sequence is MFRFLRNLRRFHSKLQVTETSQLFSRNPHPAAAIAISKRMESSDRDRIEYDTFGELKVPNDKYYGAQTVRSMMNFKIGGVSERMPIQVIKAFGILKRAAAEVNVEYGLDAKIADSIVKAADEVIAGKLDDHFPLVVWQTGSGTQTNMNVNEVISNRAIEILGGKLGTKDPVHPNDHVNKSQSSNDTFPTAMHIAAAKEVHEVLLPGLQKLHDVLEAKANEFADIIKIGRTHTQDAVPLSLGQEFSGYVQQIKYSMERIKAAMPRIYQLAAGGTAVGTGLNTRIGFAEKVAAKVSELTGLPFVTAPNKFEALAAHDALVELSGAMNVVACSLMKVANDIRFLGSGPRSGLGELILPENEPGSSIMPGKVNPTQCEAVTMVAAQVMGNHVAVTVGGSNGHFELNVFKPMIIKNVLNSAQLIGDSCVSFTDNCAAGIQANTERINKLMNESLMLVTALNPHIGYDKAAKIAKTAHKEGATLKETAVKLGFLTPEQFEQWVKPHEMLGPK, encoded by the exons ATGTTCCGCTTTCTCCGAAACCTCCGGCGGTTCCACAGCAAACTCCAAGTGACAGAGACCTCTCAACTATTTAGCAGAAATCCGCACCCGGCCGCTGCTATTGCAATCAGTAAGAGGATG GAAAGCTCTGATCGCGACAGAATTGAATATGATACCTTTGGTGAACTGAAGGTGCCAAATGACAAGTACTATGGAGCCCAGACAGTTAGATcaatgatgaactttaaaatcggAGGGGTTTCTGAGAGGATGCCT ATCCAAGTGATAAAAGCCTTTGGCATTCTAAAGCGAGCTGCTGCAGAAGTGAACGTGGAATATGGTTTGGATGCGAAGATTGCAGATAGTATTGTGAAGGCAGCAGATGAG GTGATTGCTGGGAAATTAGATGACCATTTTCCTCTGGTGGTATGGCAAACCGGCTCTGGAACACAAACTAACATGAATGTGAATGAAGTTATCAGCAACAGGGCGATTGAGATTCTTGGAGGTAAACTGGGCACCAAGGATCCTGTACACCCCAATGATCATGTAAACAAGAGCCAG AGCTCCAACGATACCTTCCCAACTGCCATGCACATTGCTGCTGCTAAAGAGGTCCACGAGGTGCTGCTGCCCGGACTGCAGAAGCTCCATGATGTACTTGAGGCCAAGGCCAACGAGTTTGCTGACATCATTAAGATTGGCCGGACTCATACACAAGATGCTGTGCCTCTGTCATTAGGGCAG GAATTTAGTGGCTATGTACAGCAGATAAAATATAGCATGGAACGGATTAAGGCTGCAATGCCAAGAATATATCAGCTAGCAGCTGGCGGGACTGCAGTGGGAACAGGACTGAACACGAGGATAGGGTTTGCAGAGAAGGTGGCTGCCAAAGTCTCAGAGCTCACAG GTTTACCCTTTGTAACAGCACCTAACAAGTTTGAAGCCCTTGCTGCGCACGATGCCTTGGTTGAACTGAGTGGTGCCATGAATGTTGTTGCCTGCAGTTTGATGAAGGTGGCCAATGATATTCGTTTTCTGGGCTCAGGACCTCGCTCTGGTTTGGGTGAACTCATTTTGCCTGAAAATGAGCCAGGGAGCAGCATCATGCCAG GTAAGGTGAACCCCACCCAGTGTGAAGCTGTTACCATGGTCGCAGCACAGGTCATGGGAAATCATGTTGCTGTTACTGTTGGAGGAAGCAATGGCCACTTTGAGCTGAATGTTTTCAAACCCATGATT ATTAAAAATGTGCTGAATTCAGCACAATTGATTGGAGATTCATGTGTCTCCTTCACAGATAACTGTGCAGCTGGAATTCAGGCTAACACAGAAAGAATTAACAAGTTAATGAACGAGTCACTGATGCTGGTGACAGCACTTAACCCACATATTg GTTATGATAAAGCTGCAAAGATCGCCAAGACAGCTCACAAGGAAGGTGCAACACTAAAAGAAACAGCAGTCAAGTTGGGTTTCCTTACACCGGAGCAATTTGAACAGTGGGTCAAACCACATGAAATGCTGGGTCCCAAGTAA